From the genome of Sediminibacter sp. Hel_I_10:
CTGAAATTGCTCAGACACACCACGCAATTGCCAAAACTCGTTGACATTATCCCCATTTGGAGTAAAAAATTTGGGATAACCTACCACCGAAACCTCAACAGAGACTACGCCACAATCATTTTTTACATCCTTGATAAATACCGTATAAATCCCTGCCTCTACATTTGTAAATACATTAGAGGTTTGCCAAAAGCCATTGGCATCGTCAAGTGCAAACTCATAGGTACCATCTCCTGTAACCTCAACAGTAATGCTATTACTATCTCTTAAATCATTAACAGTCACTTGATCAATTGATGCAACGTTGGATGGAGAAACGGTTATGGTTCTTGTTTTTGGACAGCCATCAACTGGTGTTACCTCAACCGTATAGACGCCAGGCTCATTGACTTCAATGTTAATCGTAGTCTCGCCAGTTGACCAATTGTAATAGAAGTTATTTGGAATACCTTCAACAACACCTCCATTTAACACTATAGGCTCTGGAAAAGAATTCAGACAATAAAACACCTCTGCATCAGGAGCTAAAACGGGAAGCTCGATAACTTCTAGGTTGACTTGACCGATACTATAACAAGAGCCATTATCATCAACTCTTGAAAAAACAGTTTGATTGTATGGTACTATATTGGTATAACTTATAGGTAATGGATTGGACTGAAAAAGCGCATCAGTATATGTTAGGTAATAAGTCACTTCAAAATCTTGGGGAAGATTTGCCAAGACTTGATCATTGGCAAGAGACAGATCAAAAGATGTAAGCCCGTCTTCTTGCTGACTATCACATTGTTCTAAAAATGCGGTATTGGTGTTAGACGTACTCGTCTGTAAAAGGACTTCAGAAGAATTTGAACAGCCACTTTGGGTATCAATCACTTCTGCGTAAATAGTTTGAGGATTAGAGAGGCTATTATACATTTCTGGATCAATGGAAATTGTAAAAGCGGCGTCTTCATAAAAGTTGACCTCCCTATTATTGACAATATTATCTGTAATGGCATCTTCATAAGCATTGAGTCCAAAAATGGCAAGACCATCTTGAACTTCATCATCACACTGTGTAATAGCGATATCAATAGCCGCTGGAATGGGAAAAACAGTAACCGTTAAAGGTTCACGCGTTCCGGTGTTACACCCATTAAACAGCGGCACTACCCAGAATGTTGTTGTTTCGCTAATAGTAACATCATAGGTAAACCCGTCATTAATTGGTATAGTAGACGTTTCAGTCTCATACCATAAAACTCGTGGTGTGTTGGCGCTAACGCTTAATTGGGACGTACTATTTCCGCAGGCAGATGTGCCATCTAAGCTTATTCTTGGGGTAATAATCGACGTACTTGCAGACAAATTAATTTCTGGATCTCCTGGCATGCCACCATATTCCACAAAATATCCTTTTGGGTAATACGGACTGCTAGGACTAGGATCACCAGCATTGGGAAGATCATTCCAAGAACCAATGTTACCTACACTCGGATCGGTAATGTGGGCATAATCTTCATCGCCGTTGAAATTATTGGGCTCACCAACATTCCAAAACGAAAAAGCTCCATTTTGTGGTGTACCATTATTTTGGCCTATCCAAAATACCTCGCCCGCTTCTGGCCCAGTAACCCATTGCCAAGTACCATCATTTTGGGCATCTGTGGCGCCGATCCATCCCGTTCCCGGACTTTGTTCTCCAGCCAACTGAGATTCTTCCGCAGAGGTCAATGTTGCGAGATAGCCTTGTATTCCGAAGAACACTTGACTTTCGGCAGCCGCTTCCGCTTCAACCCAAGAAATGCCCAAATCTGGAACATACACATAATAATGCCCTGTGGATGGCAAGTAATTTGCTGATGACAGGTTAATGGAGATAAATTTATCTTCATTAAAAATGGTTTGAGTGGTTTCAAACACCACATTGCTAATGGCTACTTCAAATTCATTAAAAGTAGCAGGACCATTTAAGGTAAGCGTACCTTGAGCGTTAGACCAAGTAGCACTTATATTTGGAAATGTACCATCTAAAGACAGTAAGTCTTGATTAATTTGATAGCCTTCTGAAATCTGAATAAAGACGTTCTCCAAGGTATTATCACCAACATCATCATCTCCAATAATCACACTGGTTACAATATTAGTTGGTGCATCTGCGCAATATCCCAAATCACCGGTGACCTCTATTTGAGGTGGGGAATCTTGAGCATTTAGGTTTAGGACAGACAGTAGCGCAATTAAACCACTTAAAAAATTCAATCTTACCATCCTAAACATAAACTTTTTTTTATTTTTTTCTCATGTAAACACTTACAGGCACACCGTTAAAATCAAATTCTTCCCGTAGTTTATTTTCTAGATAACGCTTATAGGGCTCTCTAACGTATTGTGGTAAGTTACAAAAAAATGCAAACTGAGGTTGCGGTGTTGGCAACTGCATGATGTACTTAATCTTAACAAACTTTCCTTTGTAAGCTGGTGGAGGATAGTTTTCTATGATAGGCAACATCACTTCGTTGATCTTGCTGGTCTTAATTTTTTTAGATCTATTTTTATAGACCTCAACCGCAGTCTCTATGGCCTTGTAAATACGTTGTTTATTGACTACGGAAATGAATACAATTGGCACATCTGTAAACGGTTCAATTTCTTTTCTAATTGAACG
Proteins encoded in this window:
- a CDS encoding T9SS type B sorting domain-containing protein, which gives rise to MFRMVRLNFLSGLIALLSVLNLNAQDSPPQIEVTGDLGYCADAPTNIVTSVIIGDDDVGDNTLENVFIQISEGYQINQDLLSLDGTFPNISATWSNAQGTLTLNGPATFNEFEVAISNVVFETTQTIFNEDKFISINLSSANYLPSTGHYYVYVPDLGISWVEAEAAAESQVFFGIQGYLATLTSAEESQLAGEQSPGTGWIGATDAQNDGTWQWVTGPEAGEVFWIGQNNGTPQNGAFSFWNVGEPNNFNGDEDYAHITDPSVGNIGSWNDLPNAGDPSPSSPYYPKGYFVEYGGMPGDPEINLSASTSIITPRISLDGTSACGNSTSQLSVSANTPRVLWYETETSTIPINDGFTYDVTISETTTFWVVPLFNGCNTGTREPLTVTVFPIPAAIDIAITQCDDEVQDGLAIFGLNAYEDAITDNIVNNREVNFYEDAAFTISIDPEMYNSLSNPQTIYAEVIDTQSGCSNSSEVLLQTSTSNTNTAFLEQCDSQQEDGLTSFDLSLANDQVLANLPQDFEVTYYLTYTDALFQSNPLPISYTNIVPYNQTVFSRVDDNGSCYSIGQVNLEVIELPVLAPDAEVFYCLNSFPEPIVLNGGVVEGIPNNFYYNWSTGETTINIEVNEPGVYTVEVTPVDGCPKTRTITVSPSNVASIDQVTVNDLRDSNSITVEVTGDGTYEFALDDANGFWQTSNVFTNVEAGIYTVFIKDVKNDCGVVSVEVSVVGYPKFFTPNGDNVNEFWQLRGVSEQFQSNSKVFIFDRHGKLLYTLNSATDVWDGTFNGFALPTSDYWFSATLQDGRNFQGHFTLKR